A DNA window from Elephas maximus indicus isolate mEleMax1 chromosome 17, mEleMax1 primary haplotype, whole genome shotgun sequence contains the following coding sequences:
- the TMPRSS4 gene encoding transmembrane protease serine 4 isoform X1 — translation MDPDSNQPLNSLDVTPLRKPRTSLETFKKVGVPIIAAVLSLVAIVVVAVLIKVILDKHYFLCGQPLHFISRRQVCDGQEDCASGEDEQECVKNYPDGPLVGVRLSKDRSTLQVLDPTTGAWTSACFDNFTETLAKTACGQIGYDSKPTFRAVEIGPDQDLDVSEITENSQELHVQNSSGPCLSGSLVSLHCLACGDSLKAPRVVGGEKASVDSWPWQVSVQYDRQHICGGSILDPHWILTAAHCFRKHLDVSNWKVRVGSDKLGNIPSLPVAKIFIPEPNTMYPKEKDIALVKLQFPLTFSGTVRPICLPFSDEELTPATPLWVVGWGFTEQNGGKMSDVLLQASIQVIDSTRCNAEDAYQGEVTEKMLCAGILEGGVDTCQGDSGGPLMYQSDQWQVVGIVSWGHGCGGPSTPGVYTKVTAYLNWIYNVRKIPQDSQRSSKYELTVKDQQRCRKKIMSGNHQK, via the exons GATCCTGACAGCAATCAACCCCTGAACAGCCTTG ATGTCACCCCCCTGCGTAAACCTCGCACCTCCCTGGAGACCTTCAAAAAGGTGGGGGTCCCCATCATTGCAGCAGTGCTGAGCCTGGTGGCCATCGTTGTCGTTGCTGTCCTCA TCAAGGTGATCCTGGACAAACACTACTTCCTCTGCGGGCAGCCCCTTCACTTCATCTCCAGGAGGCAGGTGTGTGATGGCCAGGAGGACTGTGCCTCGGGGGAGGACGAGCAGGAGTGTGTCAAGAACTACCCCGATGGGCCCCTGGTGGGAG TCCGCCTCTCCAAGGACCGATCCACCCTGCAGGTGCTGGACCCCACCACAGGAGCCTGGACCTCCGCATGTTTCGACAACTTCACGGAGACTCTGGCCAAGACAGCCTGTGGACAGATAGGCTATGACAG CAAACCCACCTTCAGAGCTGTGGAGATTGGCCCAGACCAGGATCTAGATGTTTCTGAAATCACGGAAAACAGCCAGGAGCTTCATGTGCAGAACTCAAGTGG ACCCTGTCTCTCGGGCTCCCTGGTTTCCCTGCACTGTCTTG CCTGTGGGGACAGCCTGAAGGCCCCTCGGGTAGTGGGCGGGGAGAAGGCGTCTGTGGATTCTTGGCCTTGGCAGGTCAGTGTCCAATATGATAGACAACACATCTGTGGAGGGAGCATCCTGGACCCTCACTGGATCCTTACAGCTGCCCACTGCTTCAG GAAGCACCTTGATGTGTCCAACTGGAAGGTGAGGGTCGGCTCAGACAAACTGGGCAACATCCCATCCTTGCCTGTGGCCAAAATCTTCATCCCTGAGCCCAACACCATGTACCCCAAAGAGAAGGACATTGCCCTCGTGAAGCTGCAGTTCCCACTCACATTCTCAG gcACAGTCAGGCCCATCTGCCTGCCCTTCTCTGATGAGGAGCTCACTCCAGCCACCCCACTCTGGGTTGTCGGATGGGGCTTTACAGAGCAGAATGGAG GGAAGAtgtctgatgtactgctgcaggcgTCCATTCAGGTCATTGACAGCACACGGTGCAACGCAGAGGATGCATACCAGGGGGAAGTTACTGAAAAGATGCTGTGTGCAGGCATCCTGGAGGGCGGCGTGGACACCTGCCAG GGTGACAGTGGTGGGCCCCTGATGTACCAGTCTGACCAGTGGCAAGTGGTGGGCATCGTGAGCTGGGGCCATGGCTGTGGGGGCCCAAGCACTCCAGGAGTGTACACCAAGGTCACGGCCTATCTCAACTGGATCTACAATGTCCGGAAG ATCCCTCAAGATTCCCAAAGATCCTCCAAATATGAGCTCACAGTAAAAGATCAGCAAAGGTGCCGGAAAAAAATCATGAGTGGGAATCATCAGAAATAA
- the TMPRSS4 gene encoding transmembrane protease serine 4 isoform X3, producing MDPDSNQPLNSLDVTPLRKPRTSLETFKKVGVPIIAAVLSLVAIVVVAVLIKVILDKHYFLCGQPLHFISRRQVCDGQEDCASGEDEQECVKNYPDGPLVGVRLSKDRSTLQVLDPTTGAWTSACFDNFTETLAKTACGQIGYDSKPTFRAVEIGPDQDLDVSEITENSQELHVQNSSGPCLSGSLVSLHCLACGDSLKAPRVVGGEKASVDSWPWQVSVQYDRQHICGGSILDPHWILTAAHCFRKHLDVSNWKVRVGSDKLGNIPSLPVAKIFIPEPNTMYPKEKDIALVKLQFPLTFSGTVRPICLPFSDEELTPATPLWVVGWGFTEQNGGKMSDVLLQASIQVIDSTRCNAEDAYQGEVTEKMLCAGILEGGVDTCQGDSGGPLMYQSDQWQVVGIVSWGHGCGGPSTPGVYTKVTAYLNWIYNVRKAEL from the exons GATCCTGACAGCAATCAACCCCTGAACAGCCTTG ATGTCACCCCCCTGCGTAAACCTCGCACCTCCCTGGAGACCTTCAAAAAGGTGGGGGTCCCCATCATTGCAGCAGTGCTGAGCCTGGTGGCCATCGTTGTCGTTGCTGTCCTCA TCAAGGTGATCCTGGACAAACACTACTTCCTCTGCGGGCAGCCCCTTCACTTCATCTCCAGGAGGCAGGTGTGTGATGGCCAGGAGGACTGTGCCTCGGGGGAGGACGAGCAGGAGTGTGTCAAGAACTACCCCGATGGGCCCCTGGTGGGAG TCCGCCTCTCCAAGGACCGATCCACCCTGCAGGTGCTGGACCCCACCACAGGAGCCTGGACCTCCGCATGTTTCGACAACTTCACGGAGACTCTGGCCAAGACAGCCTGTGGACAGATAGGCTATGACAG CAAACCCACCTTCAGAGCTGTGGAGATTGGCCCAGACCAGGATCTAGATGTTTCTGAAATCACGGAAAACAGCCAGGAGCTTCATGTGCAGAACTCAAGTGG ACCCTGTCTCTCGGGCTCCCTGGTTTCCCTGCACTGTCTTG CCTGTGGGGACAGCCTGAAGGCCCCTCGGGTAGTGGGCGGGGAGAAGGCGTCTGTGGATTCTTGGCCTTGGCAGGTCAGTGTCCAATATGATAGACAACACATCTGTGGAGGGAGCATCCTGGACCCTCACTGGATCCTTACAGCTGCCCACTGCTTCAG GAAGCACCTTGATGTGTCCAACTGGAAGGTGAGGGTCGGCTCAGACAAACTGGGCAACATCCCATCCTTGCCTGTGGCCAAAATCTTCATCCCTGAGCCCAACACCATGTACCCCAAAGAGAAGGACATTGCCCTCGTGAAGCTGCAGTTCCCACTCACATTCTCAG gcACAGTCAGGCCCATCTGCCTGCCCTTCTCTGATGAGGAGCTCACTCCAGCCACCCCACTCTGGGTTGTCGGATGGGGCTTTACAGAGCAGAATGGAG GGAAGAtgtctgatgtactgctgcaggcgTCCATTCAGGTCATTGACAGCACACGGTGCAACGCAGAGGATGCATACCAGGGGGAAGTTACTGAAAAGATGCTGTGTGCAGGCATCCTGGAGGGCGGCGTGGACACCTGCCAG GGTGACAGTGGTGGGCCCCTGATGTACCAGTCTGACCAGTGGCAAGTGGTGGGCATCGTGAGCTGGGGCCATGGCTGTGGGGGCCCAAGCACTCCAGGAGTGTACACCAAGGTCACGGCCTATCTCAACTGGATCTACAATGTCCGGAAG GCTGAGCTGTAA
- the TMPRSS4 gene encoding transmembrane protease serine 4 isoform X2 encodes MDPDSNQPLNSLDVTPLRKPRTSLETFKKVGVPIIAAVLSLVAIVVVAVLIKVILDKHYFLCGQPLHFISRRQVCDGQEDCASGEDEQECVKNYPDGPLVGVRLSKDRSTLQVLDPTTGAWTSACFDNFTETLAKTACGQIGYDSKPTFRAVEIGPDQDLDVSEITENSQELHVQNSSGPCLSGSLVSLHCLACGDSLKAPRVVGGEKASVDSWPWQVSVQYDRQHICGGSILDPHWILTAAHCFRKHLDVSNWKVRVGSDKLGNIPSLPVAKIFIPEPNTMYPKEKDIALVKLQFPLTFSGTVRPICLPFSDEELTPATPLWVVGWGFTEQNGGKMSDVLLQASIQVIDSTRCNAEDAYQGEVTEKMLCAGILEGGVDTCQFTTDWTKGKGIPVYRNSMSKGDESGTTENTAPRKCPEHMGKGTRSPAPTCSPQQSLFWPLTG; translated from the exons GATCCTGACAGCAATCAACCCCTGAACAGCCTTG ATGTCACCCCCCTGCGTAAACCTCGCACCTCCCTGGAGACCTTCAAAAAGGTGGGGGTCCCCATCATTGCAGCAGTGCTGAGCCTGGTGGCCATCGTTGTCGTTGCTGTCCTCA TCAAGGTGATCCTGGACAAACACTACTTCCTCTGCGGGCAGCCCCTTCACTTCATCTCCAGGAGGCAGGTGTGTGATGGCCAGGAGGACTGTGCCTCGGGGGAGGACGAGCAGGAGTGTGTCAAGAACTACCCCGATGGGCCCCTGGTGGGAG TCCGCCTCTCCAAGGACCGATCCACCCTGCAGGTGCTGGACCCCACCACAGGAGCCTGGACCTCCGCATGTTTCGACAACTTCACGGAGACTCTGGCCAAGACAGCCTGTGGACAGATAGGCTATGACAG CAAACCCACCTTCAGAGCTGTGGAGATTGGCCCAGACCAGGATCTAGATGTTTCTGAAATCACGGAAAACAGCCAGGAGCTTCATGTGCAGAACTCAAGTGG ACCCTGTCTCTCGGGCTCCCTGGTTTCCCTGCACTGTCTTG CCTGTGGGGACAGCCTGAAGGCCCCTCGGGTAGTGGGCGGGGAGAAGGCGTCTGTGGATTCTTGGCCTTGGCAGGTCAGTGTCCAATATGATAGACAACACATCTGTGGAGGGAGCATCCTGGACCCTCACTGGATCCTTACAGCTGCCCACTGCTTCAG GAAGCACCTTGATGTGTCCAACTGGAAGGTGAGGGTCGGCTCAGACAAACTGGGCAACATCCCATCCTTGCCTGTGGCCAAAATCTTCATCCCTGAGCCCAACACCATGTACCCCAAAGAGAAGGACATTGCCCTCGTGAAGCTGCAGTTCCCACTCACATTCTCAG gcACAGTCAGGCCCATCTGCCTGCCCTTCTCTGATGAGGAGCTCACTCCAGCCACCCCACTCTGGGTTGTCGGATGGGGCTTTACAGAGCAGAATGGAG GGAAGAtgtctgatgtactgctgcaggcgTCCATTCAGGTCATTGACAGCACACGGTGCAACGCAGAGGATGCATACCAGGGGGAAGTTACTGAAAAGATGCTGTGTGCAGGCATCCTGGAGGGCGGCGTGGACACCTGCCAG TTCACCACAGACTGGACCaaagggaagggcattccagtCTACaggaacagcatgagcaaagggGATGAGAGTGGAACAACAGAGAACACTGCTCCTAGGAAATGTCCAGAACACATGGGCAAGGGGACGAGAAGCCCAGCCCCTACCTGCTCTCCGCAGCAGTCCCTGTTCTGGCCTCTCACAGGGTGA
- the TMPRSS4 gene encoding transmembrane protease serine 4 isoform X4, translated as MTGVEATPHCLVISCPSSQLSPPPNMSSKPTFRAVEIGPDQDLDVSEITENSQELHVQNSSGPCLSGSLVSLHCLACGDSLKAPRVVGGEKASVDSWPWQVSVQYDRQHICGGSILDPHWILTAAHCFRKHLDVSNWKVRVGSDKLGNIPSLPVAKIFIPEPNTMYPKEKDIALVKLQFPLTFSGTVRPICLPFSDEELTPATPLWVVGWGFTEQNGGKMSDVLLQASIQVIDSTRCNAEDAYQGEVTEKMLCAGILEGGVDTCQGDSGGPLMYQSDQWQVVGIVSWGHGCGGPSTPGVYTKVTAYLNWIYNVRKIPQDSQRSSKYELTVKDQQRCRKKIMSGNHQK; from the exons ATGACAG GAGTAGAGGCTACTCCCCACTGTCTTGTAATCTCCTGCCCGAGTTCACAACTCTCTCCTCCTCCCAACATGAGCAGCAAACCCACCTTCAGAGCTGTGGAGATTGGCCCAGACCAGGATCTAGATGTTTCTGAAATCACGGAAAACAGCCAGGAGCTTCATGTGCAGAACTCAAGTGG ACCCTGTCTCTCGGGCTCCCTGGTTTCCCTGCACTGTCTTG CCTGTGGGGACAGCCTGAAGGCCCCTCGGGTAGTGGGCGGGGAGAAGGCGTCTGTGGATTCTTGGCCTTGGCAGGTCAGTGTCCAATATGATAGACAACACATCTGTGGAGGGAGCATCCTGGACCCTCACTGGATCCTTACAGCTGCCCACTGCTTCAG GAAGCACCTTGATGTGTCCAACTGGAAGGTGAGGGTCGGCTCAGACAAACTGGGCAACATCCCATCCTTGCCTGTGGCCAAAATCTTCATCCCTGAGCCCAACACCATGTACCCCAAAGAGAAGGACATTGCCCTCGTGAAGCTGCAGTTCCCACTCACATTCTCAG gcACAGTCAGGCCCATCTGCCTGCCCTTCTCTGATGAGGAGCTCACTCCAGCCACCCCACTCTGGGTTGTCGGATGGGGCTTTACAGAGCAGAATGGAG GGAAGAtgtctgatgtactgctgcaggcgTCCATTCAGGTCATTGACAGCACACGGTGCAACGCAGAGGATGCATACCAGGGGGAAGTTACTGAAAAGATGCTGTGTGCAGGCATCCTGGAGGGCGGCGTGGACACCTGCCAG GGTGACAGTGGTGGGCCCCTGATGTACCAGTCTGACCAGTGGCAAGTGGTGGGCATCGTGAGCTGGGGCCATGGCTGTGGGGGCCCAAGCACTCCAGGAGTGTACACCAAGGTCACGGCCTATCTCAACTGGATCTACAATGTCCGGAAG ATCCCTCAAGATTCCCAAAGATCCTCCAAATATGAGCTCACAGTAAAAGATCAGCAAAGGTGCCGGAAAAAAATCATGAGTGGGAATCATCAGAAATAA